DNA sequence from the Penicillium psychrofluorescens genome assembly, chromosome: 3 genome:
AGCATTTTCCAgactggagaagagaaacgcTGCTTCGTCGACGGTTTGGCCGACGGTTAGAAGACTTGTAAGTCACGGACAAATGTCAGTATGATCGCATAGCATCTCAAGATGATACTCTAGGGCGCGGGGCGGTATATTTACCCGTGATTCTGTAGAATGCAAGCGATATTCTCTTTCCCCAGTGCCTGCGCAATCTGCCGGCCTTCTTCCTGGGAGAGCGCAATGCCGGCGTGGTCATCGTAGATGCCGAGTCGGCCGTGGAAGTTGCATGCATCTAATCAGATCACCAAATTGTCAATCCTGTAATGCAAATATACGGACaacgaaaagaagaagaagaacaagaaacCTACCCTGAGAAAGCATCTCAATCGGCTTCCCAAACGCGCTCCACGTCTTGCCGTAGACGCTATGCGTATGCGCCGCTGAGATAACATCAGGCCGGGCCTTGTGAATCTCGGAATGGATCATGAATCCAGCCTCGTTGATGGGCAATTGCGCCCCGCCTTCGGTGACATATCCCTCGCTGTCGACAAGGACCAGGTCCGAGGCCTTGATGGTGGAGAAGTGTTTGGCGAAGGGATTCATCCAGAAATGGTCTTTCAGGACGGGGTCTGAACCGTACCGTcag
Encoded proteins:
- a CDS encoding uncharacterized protein (ID:PFLUO_004461-T1.cds;~source:funannotate), with the protein product MSTSTTTQTDHSVRLAAAEDHHIPSAATDSKFQSVARGDRAGTLKLRGIPTFSDAHAKRQWVREHMAAAFRFFGKQGYGEGVSGHISVRDPVLKDHFWMNPFAKHFSTIKASDLVLVDSEGYVTEGGAQLPINEAGFMIHSEIHKARPDVISAAHTHSVYGKTWSAFGKPIEMLSQDACNFHGRLGIYDDHAGIALSQEEGRQIAQALGKENIACILQNHGLLTVGQTVDEAAFLFSSLENACHSQLLAEAAAANGVPKKIIKDDVAQYTADTAQNPHNLYTEFQPEFELIVEETNGRVLQ